One genomic segment of Coffea arabica cultivar ET-39 chromosome 6e, Coffea Arabica ET-39 HiFi, whole genome shotgun sequence includes these proteins:
- the LOC113693257 gene encoding uncharacterized protein — MIHPQTSESRASGENETNPVSEEQENARRRGRTRNLSLSKKREANETLTIEIDDCIRRIVGKDSQYFITEGGCVVRKAARLNVPKWSHLNPGDREGIYSTVTDDFRFPEHITSKTAINRQLNTQYRNHRYWLHRYFQSFESRQEALRQVLEGVSEEDWKWLVSYFENDEFKKISERNKQNRAKNDCHTTVGTKSLARVVEEKKRKEDVELSEIDMFELSQKSKKSRGLVNDKAKETLDKMRELHATTSMTSKEICEQELGYIPGHIRGRSATKKQAAEVERWKHEIEDSRKRADEAEKRAAEVTQQFTAQQELIKTLQQQQTETRSLYDKLANQLKDLRK, encoded by the exons ATGATACACCCTCAGACATCTGAGTCTCGTGCATCCGGAGAAAATGAGACAAATCCAGTTTCGGAAGAGCAAGAAAATG CAAGAAGAAGAGGACGTACACGAAATCTATCATTATCAAAAAAAAGGGAGGCTAATGAGACGCTCAccattgaaattgatgattgtaTTCGGCGGATTGTTGGGAAGGATTCTCAATACTTCATCACAGAAGGGGGTTGTGTTGTTAGGAAGGCTGCTAGGCTTAATGTTCCAAAGTGGTCCCATCTCAATCCCGGTGACCGAGAAGGCATATACAGCACGGTTACG GATGACTTTCGATTTCCAGAGCACATCACCTCAAAAACTGCTATTAATAGGCAGTTAAACACACAATATCGAAACCATCGATATTGGCTTCACAGGTATTTCCAGAGTTTTGAATCAAGGCAAGAAGCATTGAGGCAAGTTCTTGAAGGTGTGAGTGAAGAAGATTGGAAGTGGCTGGTCAGCTActttgaaaatgatgaatttaaG AAAATTAGTGAACGTAACAAGCAAAATCGTGCCAAAAATGACTGCCATACTACTGTTGGCACAAAATCGCTTGCAAGAGTTGTTGAGGAAAAG aaaaggaaagaagatgtCGAGCTTTCAGAGATAGACATGTTTGAGTtaagtcaaaagtcaaagaaGTCAAGGGGGCTAGTAAATGACAAAGCAAAAGAGACCTTG GACAAAATGAGGGAATTGCATGCTACAACTTCAATGACTAGCAAGGAAATATGCGAGCAAGAACTTGGTTACATACCTGGACACATCCGCGGTCGTAGTGCAACCAAGAAGCAAGCTGCTGAGGTAGAACGCTGGAAGCATGAGATTGAGGACAGCCGAAAAAGAGCAGATGAAGCAGAAAAACGAGCTGCAGAAGTAACTCAACAATTCACTGCTCAGCAAGAGTTGATTAAGACCTTGCAACAGCAACAAACAGAAACAAGAAGCCTGTATGATAAGTTAGCTAACCAGCTGAAAGACTTGCGCAAATAG
- the LOC113693258 gene encoding uncharacterized protein, with amino-acid sequence MDKTWMKISNRKDKAYELGVKNFLKFAYSQKVENQKIPCPCTQCNNFCNQTKTVVEDHLLTQGIRKSYTRWIHHGEQFQHQNCGDSTKHGDGEDDSDTEDLNDMLHDIGTAQWGDNWAGREESTDDSLNANHSDTDNFLKLLEDAKKEPYPGNHFYSKLSFVVTLLHLKTMSGWTIKSFNALLEIFRHALPPEATVPKSFTDAKKLIRDLGFKSEKIHACVNDCVLFRKENENFDTCPNLNCKEPRYKMAGSRVPRKVLHYFPLKPRLQRLYTHKEIASDMRWHKEKCVHDDNIMRHPADSEAWKHFDRLHPDFAVDPRNVRLGLATDGFNPFGTMSSAYSIWPIYLVPYNLPPWKCMRDPFFFLSMLIPGPKSPGNEIDVYMEPLIDELNEMWLGVETYDAYSGKKFDLLQLMQCCPDGVRKGIKHVLFAWLRQLAYIYHTEKSCVTQVIAASYPLTILGGEKKNLSMAMWTLGILLHLYLEMKF; translated from the coding sequence ATGGATAAAACTTGGATGAAGATTAGCAATAGGAAGGACAAGGCTTATGAACTCGGAGTCAAAAATTTCCTCAAGTTTGCATATtctcaaaaagttgaaaatcagaaaatcccaTGCCCATGTACACAATGCAATAATTTTTGTAACCAAACTAAAACAGTTGTGGAGGATCATTTATTGACTCAAGGCATTCGTAAAAGCTACACAAGATGGATACACCATGGGGAACAATTTCAACACCAAAATTGTGGGGATAGTACTAAACATGGGGATGGAGAGGACGATAGTGATACTGAAGATTTAAATGACATGCTGCACGACATTGGGACAGCACAATGGGGGGACAATTGGGCTGGTAGGGAAGAATCAACGGATGATAGTCTAAATGCGAATCATAGTGACACAGATAACTTTCTTAAATTGTTAGAAGATGCAAAAAAGGAGCCATATCCAGGGAATCATTTTTACTCAAAGCTATCCTTTGTAGTCACTTTGCTCCATTTGAAAACAATGAGCGGGTGGACTATAAAGTCCTTCAATgcattgctggaaatttttagGCATGCACTACCTCCTGAAGCCACAGTTCCCAAGTCTTTTACTGATGCTAAGAAGCTCATTCGAGACTTAGGTTTTAAATCTGAAAAAATCCATGCTTGTGTCAATGATTGTGTTCTCTTCCgcaaggaaaatgaaaattttgacacTTGTCCAAATCTAAATTGTAAAGAACCTCGCTACAAGATGGCAGGTTCAAGAGTTCCACGCAAAGTTTTGCATTACTTTCCTTTGAAGCCTAGGCTGCAACGATTATATACCCACAAAGAAATAGCTTCAGATATGAGATGGCATAAAGAAAAGTGTGTGCATGATGATAACATCATGCGGCATCCAGCAGACAGTGAAGCATGGAAACACTTTGATAGGTTGCATCCGGACTTCGCCGTTGATCCTAGAAATGTGAGGTTAGGTCTTGCAACTGATGGTTTCAATCCTTTTGGGACCATGAGTAGTGCTTATAGCATCTGGCCTATTTATCTAGTGCCATACAATCTGCCCCCTTGGAAGTGTATGAGagatcctttctttttcctatcAATGCTAATTCCTGGGCCTAAATCCCCGGGAAATGAGATTGATGTTTACATGGAGCCTCTAATAGATGAACTGAATGAAATGTGGCTTGGTGTTGAAACATATGATGCATATAGTGGCAAGAAATTTGACCTCCTCCAGCTTATGCAATGCTGTCCGGATGGAGTACGAAAGGGTATCAAGCATGTCCTATTTGCATGGTTGAGACAACTTGCGTACATTTACCACACCGAAAAAAGTTGTGTTACACAGGTCATCGCCGCTTCTTACCCATTGACCATTCTTGGCGGCGAGAAAAAAAACCTTTCGATGGCAATGTGGACTTTAGGAATCCTGTTGCACCTTTATCTGGAAATGAAATTTTAG